The sequence CATCTATTCTTCCGCCTAGACCGGGAGTTTCCGAGTGGCTGACGAAATCTATTCCCATTATTCTTGACCCGCTCTCGTCTACCGCCACAAGCGCCGTAATAGTCCCCCAGAGACCGGCGCTTTGAACAGTAAAGGCAAACTCTCTCGTTCCGTCCTTCTCGACGACATAAACGGTCTGCGCTCCCTCAACTTCTTTGATTCTGCTCGAATACAGCTCTTGAACTTCCTCATCTGGCGGGAAATCGGCTCCACCTGAAAGCTCGAATACATAGATCAACGATCTCTGAAACTCGAGGCGCTCATTTCTTTCGATCGTACCGGAAGCCAGCGCATTGATACCTGCGAGGCACAGGACAAACACCGTTGTTAGAATGAAAGCAAATACAACAGAGTAAAACTTATCGCTCATGCCTTCACCTTCTTCTGGGTAACTAAATAATCAAGAAGTGAGGCAAATGTGTTTGCGATAAGGACAGCGAACATCAAACCAGCTCCGAACAATGAGAATGTACCAATTATGACTGCAAGAGATCCGATCATAGAACCGTAGATCCATTTAGCTGCATCTTTCTTCGGCGCGCTGATCGGATCTGTTGCCATGAAGACGGCCCCAAACATGATGCTCCCTCCGATCATCCAGTGGAATGGGTTCATTCTTGAAGGGTCAAAAATGAAGATTGCGCCCGACATAGCAAATGCAGACACGAGAGTTGATACGATAATTTTCCAGGACGCAACCTTCGTCATGATCAGATAAACCGCAGCGGCTGCAATCAACCATTTTGCTGTTTCACCGGAAGAGCCGGCTATGTTTCCGAAGATCATCCGCCATGCACTAACCTCTCCGCCGTCCCTGATGACATTGGCCGGGGTGGCCATAGTAATAATATCCGAGCTGATCCAGCGCGTGAAACCCTGCCCCCAGCTCTGAACTGCCGGAGTCCAGCTTTGCTGCACGGCGGCAGGAAAACTCACATAAACGAAGGCCCTGCCAACTAATGCAGGGTTGTAAAGGTTCCTGGCAAACCCTCCAAAGGCCATCTTAGCGAAGACTATTGCAAAGGAGCTTGAAACTATAACTATCCAGAAGGGAACGGCCGGAGGGAGAATCAATCCAATTAGGAACCCTGTAACAATAGCTGCCTCGCTTACGGGCTTCCCCTTCTTGCTTTCGAATAGCCATTCAGCGAAAACAGAGACAGCTATCGAAAGAACAATCTTGGAAAACACCACCCAGCCGAAATTCCCAACAGCGAAGACTAAAATCGGAAGGAGAGCGTAGATAACCTTTCTCATCATTGGCTGTTTAAGAAAAAACCTCTTCGCCATCTATGGCACCTCCGAAGCAAAAGCTTGACTATAATTGTGGTCATATTGTATAATGGTCCCGAGGTGGTTCTCTTGTCAAGATTGCACGAGCTCTCATTTTTTTCACTGGCCGAAGCGAAAACACACTTTTCAAAGGTTGTTGACGATTGTGAGAGGGCCGATATTATTATAACAAAAAACGGGCTCCCAAAGGCTGTCTTGATGGACTATGACAAGTATGTGCTCCTCAACAGGTTCCTGGAAAGAGTCCACGATCTCTATTTGATGGACGCCGGGGATGAAGCGATGGATGTTGAGATAAAGGATCTTATTGTTGAAGTTGATGATGATTGACGGAGGTGCAAGATGGCAGA is a genomic window of Mesotoga infera containing:
- a CDS encoding FMN-binding protein, whose protein sequence is MSDKFYSVVFAFILTTVFVLCLAGINALASGTIERNERLEFQRSLIYVFELSGGADFPPDEEVQELYSSRIKEVEGAQTVYVVEKDGTREFAFTVQSAGLWGTITALVAVDESGSRIMGIDFVSHSETPGLGGRIDEEFFKEQFRGELISSDSSARVAVVSGQDTASRDDSKVDAITGATRTSEAIQALLNKAVNTVFPVILEVVD
- a CDS encoding NQR2 and RnfD family protein, with protein sequence MAKRFFLKQPMMRKVIYALLPILVFAVGNFGWVVFSKIVLSIAVSVFAEWLFESKKGKPVSEAAIVTGFLIGLILPPAVPFWIVIVSSSFAIVFAKMAFGGFARNLYNPALVGRAFVYVSFPAAVQQSWTPAVQSWGQGFTRWISSDIITMATPANVIRDGGEVSAWRMIFGNIAGSSGETAKWLIAAAAVYLIMTKVASWKIIVSTLVSAFAMSGAIFIFDPSRMNPFHWMIGGSIMFGAVFMATDPISAPKKDAAKWIYGSMIGSLAVIIGTFSLFGAGLMFAVLIANTFASLLDYLVTQKKVKA
- a CDS encoding type II toxin-antitoxin system Phd/YefM family antitoxin, with product MSRLHELSFFSLAEAKTHFSKVVDDCERADIIITKNGLPKAVLMDYDKYVLLNRFLERVHDLYLMDAGDEAMDVEIKDLIVEVDDD